The Drosophila innubila isolate TH190305 chromosome 3R unlocalized genomic scaffold, UK_Dinn_1.0 2_E_3R, whole genome shotgun sequence genome has a segment encoding these proteins:
- the LOC117791783 gene encoding uncharacterized protein LOC117791783 produces MCLRKVREWLVLLTMENYLDIFKERGYMTIEHCKQIITSDLIMLGIEDPAHRKLLLDGVQLLHNSPDLLICKEPCDRHVTKPDQENIASNFQESWKSPPAFVKAEKPMTLPPAGNKDKIVKTLKTFLSCVACPHLKFANLNELDEHIAFFQKKRKDLSAVKHKPGEPICDIRV; encoded by the coding sequence atgtgcttGAGGAAAGTGCGAGAGTGGTTGGTTTTACTCACGATGGAGAATTATTtggatatttttaaagaacgTGGATACATGACCATAGAACattgcaaacaaataataaccAGCGATTTGATTATGTTGGGCATTGAAGATCCTGCACACCGAAAGCTCCTTTTAGATGGTGTACAGCTGCTCCATAATTCTCCCGATCTCTTAATCTGCAAAGAGCCTTGTGATCGGCATGTCACGAAGCCAGATCAAGAGAATATAGCTTCTAACTTCCAAGAGAGTTGGAAATCGCCTCCTGCGTTTGTCAAGGCGGAGAAACCCATGACGCTGCCCCCAGCAGGAAATAAGGACAAGATCGTAAAAACGCTAAAAACATTTCTTAGCTGTGTCGCCTGTCCCCACTTGAAGTTTGCCAATCTAAATGAGTTAGATGAGCATATAGCCTTTTTTCAAAAGAAGCGCAAGGATCTTTCAGCCGTCAAGCATAAACCCGGCGAGCCCATCTGCGACATCAGGGTGTAA